TATGCAAAAAAGTCCGGCGTACAGATCGCTTATAGACGAAATAATGGGTTTCCTCAACCATTCGATCGAACAAGCGGAGCAGGCCGGCGTAACCCCGGACAAGATCATTATCGACCCGGGGATAGGGATAGGTTTCGGAAAAACCACGGAACACAACCTGGAGATACTCAAACGCCTATCCGAATTCAAATCCCTGGGAAAACCCATATTGATCGGCACATCGCGCAAGGCCTTCATCGGAAAAACACTGGGCCTGCCCGTTGAAAAACGGATAACCGGCACAGTGGCATCCTGTGTCCTGGCGGCGGCCAACGGCGCGGACATAGTACGCGTCCATGACATTAAAGAAACAGCGCAAGCGCTGAAATTAACCCAAGCAATATTAAATTGAGTTTACAATGCCGGAAAACCTGCTTAAATTCCTGATGATAGACTGGAAACCGCTGATCGAGATAATGATCCTCTGGGCGGTCATCTACCATATCCTGCTTTTTTTTGAGGGAACGCGCGCCATCCAGGTCCTGCGCGGGATAATAGTCATACTTTTGACGTTCTTCCTTTCCCAAAAAATGGGGTTGGAGATACTGGGATGGCTGCTGACCAAAGTATTCGGTATATCGGTCATTGCGATCCTGATTATCTTCCATCCGGAAATAAGGCAGGGGCTGGCGCGGCTGGGCCGCAGGAATATTTTCGGCGCGGCATTAAGGGAAGAAGAGCTGGACAGTATTTTGCGCGAGATCGCCAAAGCCGCGGATAATCTTTGCCGTAATAAGATCGGGGCTTTGATCGTCATCGAGAATAGAGATCCGCTGGCCAGCTACATCGAAACCGGCGTGATCACCGATTCCAAGGTCTCTTCCGAGCTGATCGAAACCATCTTTACCCCGAACAGCCTCTTGCACGACGGGGGGATAGTCATAAGAAACGACCGGATCGCTTCCTGCGGGTGCATACTGCCCCTGGCCACAAGCCAGGAACTGAACCGGATGTTCGGCACGCGCCACCGGGCCGCATTAGGCTTAAGCGAAGAGACCGACGCGGTGATCATCGTGATATCCGAAGAAAGGCACGACATGTCCCTGGTCCACCAGTCACGCTTATACCGCGACCTGGGAAAAGACGAGATATTCTCAAAAATCAAGGACTTGTTGAAACTTAAAGGCCGAAAAAAATGAAGAAACATAAAATACCCCTATCTTACAGGATAAAACACTGGTTCACCTACCATCCGTGGTTGAAGCTGATCGCTCTGGGGCTGGCAATACTGCTGTGGTTCTACGTAAAAGCAGAGATCAACCACTTTAATTATTAGACAATGACCCAATTAGGCGTCAATATAGACCATATTGCGACCTTGCGGCAGGTCCGCCGGGGAATAGAACCCGTGCCTGTATGCGCTGCGCTTTTGTGCGCAAAAGCCGGTGCGGACAGCATAGTCGTGCAT
This window of the Candidatus Omnitrophota bacterium genome carries:
- the cdaA gene encoding diadenylate cyclase CdaA; the encoded protein is MPENLLKFLMIDWKPLIEIMILWAVIYHILLFFEGTRAIQVLRGIIVILLTFFLSQKMGLEILGWLLTKVFGISVIAILIIFHPEIRQGLARLGRRNIFGAALREEELDSILREIAKAADNLCRNKIGALIVIENRDPLASYIETGVITDSKVSSELIETIFTPNSLLHDGGIVIRNDRIASCGCILPLATSQELNRMFGTRHRAALGLSEETDAVIIVISEERHDMSLVHQSRLYRDLGKDEIFSKIKDLLKLKGRKK
- a CDS encoding dihydropteroate synthase, yielding MQKSPAYRSLIDEIMGFLNHSIEQAEQAGVTPDKIIIDPGIGIGFGKTTEHNLEILKRLSEFKSLGKPILIGTSRKAFIGKTLGLPVEKRITGTVASCVLAAANGADIVRVHDIKETAQALKLTQAILN